One window of Nymphaea colorata isolate Beijing-Zhang1983 chromosome 1, ASM883128v2, whole genome shotgun sequence genomic DNA carries:
- the LOC116245724 gene encoding uncharacterized protein LOC116245724 — translation MSMAQWQLICLVIAATCVVSTASDAPGVQTDQSAPSTEGAATPPIGDEIVRHIAVMAEAPAAARRLGHHHESSSSAAGGGVILGGLGTAMIIAVVCYVRVTRRESPEENV, via the coding sequence ATGTCGATGGCTCAGTGGCAGCTGATTTGCTTAGTTATAGCAGCAACTTGTGTAGTCTCAACGGCATCAGATGCACCTGGAGTGCAAACGGATCAATCGGCACCAAGCACAGAGGGGGCAGCTACTCCTCCTATAGGAGATGAGATTGTCAGACACATTGCAGTGATGGCAGAGGCACCGGCAGCAGCTCGGAGGCTTGGTCATCATCATGAGAGCAGTTCATctgctgctggtggtggtgTTATTCTTGGTGGGCTTGGTACTGCTATGATTATTGCAGTTGTTTGTTATGTTCGGGTCACTAGAAGGGAGAGTCCTGAAGAAAATGTATAG
- the LOC116246185 gene encoding protein THYLAKOID ASSEMBLY 8-like, chloroplastic, with protein MASRSFWRSKSSAIFAGFFRSAAYPRRIFPAHHPVSSRQSLLLRLLCSDGHCQQGASVWIRHYHDGRPRGPLWRGKKMIGKEALFVILGLKRFKDDEDNLEKFIRTHVLRLLKMDMVAVLIELERQQEVPLALRLFKIIQKQDWYKPDVYLYKDLIIALANCKKMDDAMQVWEMMRKDDLFPDSQTYAEVIRGFLKYGSPADAMNIYEDMKKSPEPPQELPFRILLKGLLPHPLLRNRVKQDFEEMFPDRHVYDPPEEIFGMR; from the exons ATGGCGTCTCGATCCTTCTGGAGGTCGAAATCCTCTGCCATTTTCGCCGGATTTTTTCGGAGTGCGGCATATCCCCGACGAATCTTTCCTGCCCATCACCCGGTTTCCTCCCGTCAGTCGCTTCTCCTCCGTCTTCTCTGCTCCGACGGTCACTGCCAACAAGGCGCCTCAGTCTGGATCCGCCATTATCACGACGGAAGGCCGAGGGGCCCCCTCTGGAGAGGGAAGAAGATGATTGGAAAGGAGGCTCTCTTCGTTATCCTTGGGCTTAAGCGGTTCAAGGATGATGAGGACAATCTCGAGAAGTTCATCAGGACGCACGTTCTGAGACTGCTGAAGATGGACATGGTGGCCGTCCTCATCGAGCTTGAGCGGCAGCAGGAGGTTCCTTTGGCTCTCAGG TTATTTAAGATAATCCAGAAACAAGATTGGTACAAGCCTGATGTTTACTTGTACAAAGATTTAATAATTGCCTTGGCTAATTGTAAAAAAATGGATGACGCAATGCAAGTTTGGGAAATGATGAGGAAGGATGACCTGTTTCCTGATTCTCAAACTTATGCTGAGGTGATTAGAGGCTTTCTGAAGTATGGTTCACCTGCTGATGCCATGAATATATATGAAGATATGAAGAAGTCTCCTGAGCCACCACAGGAATTGCCCTTCAGAATTTTGTTGAAAGGGCTACTTCCACATCCTCTGCTGAGAAACAGAGTTAAACAAGATTTTGAGGAGATGTTTCCAGATCGCCATGTTTATGACCCTCCTGAAGAGATTTTTGGCATGCGTTAA
- the LOC116255699 gene encoding xyloglucan endotransglucosylase protein 6 — MESRLSWFLVYALMVGSIWVHSARFDELFQPSWASDHLEYEGETLKLKLDSSSGAGFASKNKYLFGKATMQIKLVEGDSAGTVTAFYMASDGPAHNEFDFEFLGNTTGEPYLVQTNVYVNGVGNREQRLNLWFDPTKDFHYYSLLWNHQQVVFMVDDTPVRVFSNKEKQGIPFPKDQAMGVYSSIWNADDWATQGGRVKTDWSHAPFISTYRGFEIDGCECSGKPEEMGRCQTGGQTDQERFWWEKPVMAELSVHQTHQLMWVRAKQLVYDYCTDTARFPTKPAECERR; from the exons ATGGAGTCCAGGCTCTCCTGGTTCCTCGTTTATGCATTGATGGTGGGCTCAATCTGGGTTCACTCCGCGAGGTTCGATGAGCTGTTTCAGCCCAGCTGGGCTTCCGATCACCTTGAATACGAGGGGGAGACATTGAAGCTCAAGCTTGATAGCTCTTCCG GGGCCGGTTTTGCCTCCAAGAACAAGTATCTGTTCGGGAAGGCGACTATGCAGATCAAGCTTGTTGAGGGGGATTCTGCTGGAACTGTCACTGCATTCTAC ATGGCTTCCGATGGTCCTGCTCACAATGAGTTTGATTTTGAGTTCCTGGGGAACACAACCGGTGAACCATACCTGGTGCAGACCAATGTTTATGTCAATGGTGTGGGGAATAGGGAGCAGAGGCTCAATCTGTGGTTTGATCCAACCAAGGATTTCCACTACTACTCTTTGCTTTGGAATCACCAGCAAGTAGT ATTCATGGTGGATGATACGCCTGTAAGAGTCTTTTCCAACAAGGAGAAACAAGGCATTCCGTTTCCCAAGGACCAAGCCATGGGAGTATATAGCTCCATTTGGAACGCAGACGATTGGGCAACCCAAGGGGGAAGGGTAAAGACCGACTGGAGCCACGCGCCGTTCATCTCCACTTACAGAGGGTTTGAGATTGACGGCTGCGAGTGCTCTGGCAAGCCGGAGGAGATGGGGAGGTGCCAGACAGGCGGCCAGACGGACCAGGAGAGGTTCTGGTGGGAGAAGCCGGTGATGGCCGAGCTTAGCGTGCACCAGACCCACCAGCTGATGTGGGTACGGGCCAAGCAGCTCGTGTACGACTACTGCACTGACACGGCGAGGTTCCCGACCAAGCCAGCGGAGTGCGAGCGGAGATGA
- the LOC116246270 gene encoding probable disease resistance protein At4g27220, with the protein MPRSRSILKRIATLFCQRPRKDPENADVAESDNREMEQEEGGMKGVIMLFLLNPEVVKLGVWGMAGVGKTYYVSVVEILQEARVKLFDYMFYVNASYRGSLRTLRNDIGKELGLSRLEEEEDEEKAAALLYDKLKGRKFLFVLDDLWEMISLEDLGVPLPTQENGCKLLVVTRNHAVCNLMNTQVDINVSPLGKEAAWQLLRREVGDVVQQPAIEPIAKHVVAECGGLPLAIKVVGEAMTGKNNEAAWLKMLSDLMHSRPVKRTWEKLFTRLKLSYDRLESEVLKDCFSAAPFYFKDNEISVRSLMLRWIIEGYIDFTEEMALSEVFSKCAPLVKKLSDAGLLDEPDDRGRVTINCMMKKLAIIVKSSKCLIKKGQTLLEAPEKEAWAKAERISLAGNQITSLNQNPNCPNLTALTLQGNLSLSSISPEFFGQMPELRFLDLSLTKLDCLPESVCKLVKLRSLDLGLNRRLKNIVHIRALRQLLVLDLSGTPLEELPEEIGELTQLRQLLLFCTVLLRRIPNGVICKLQYMEIFQMRASSFAWQTESRSQEATLHELLSLTRLSDISLAVRSVKDFEFLYRSVALQTWEDDLTIDCYILETSTRMSYDAESNKWKTEFEEEDMAIKLLSGAARMAGNYEKFFQTT; encoded by the coding sequence ATGCCTCGTTCCAGATCAATCCTGAAAAGGATTGCTACATTGTTCTGTCAGCGACCACGGAAGGATCCGGAAAACGCAGATGTGGCTGAAAGTGATAATCGAGAAATGGAGCAGGAGGAAGGTGGCATGAAGGGAGTAATTATGTTGTTCTTATTGAATCCAGAAGTAGTGAAGCTTGGAGTTTGGGGCATGGCTGGAGTTGGAAAGACCTACTATGTGTCTGTGGTTGAAATACTTCAAGAAGCAAGAGTTAAACTGTTTGATTACATGTTCTATGTCAATGCCTCGTATCGAGGGAGCTTGAGAACTCTGAGGAATGATATAGGAAAGGAATTGGGCCTCAGCAGacttgaggaagaagaggatgagGAGAAAGCAGCAGCATTGTTATATGACAAGTTGAAGGGGAGGAAATTCTTATTTGTTTTAGATGATTTGTGGGAGATGATTAGTCTTGAAGATCTTGGAGTTCCTCTGCCTACTCAAGAAAATGGATGCAAACTCTTGGTAGTTACGCGCAACCATGCAGTTTGCAATCTTATGAATACCCAGGTGGACATTAACGTGTCTCCTTTGGGAAAGGAAGCTGCATGGCAGCTCCTACGCAGAGAAGTTGGCGATGTGGTGCAGCAGCCAGCAATTGAGCCAATAGCCAAACACGTTGTTGCAGAGTGTGGCGGCTTGCCACTTGCAATTAAGGTCGTAGGAGAAGCCATGACAGGTAAAAATAATGAGGCTGCTTGGCTTAAGATGTTAAGCGATCTGATGCACTCTAGGCCTGTGAAGAGAACATGGGAGAAGCTGTTCACGCGATTGAAACTCAGCTACGATCGTTTGGAAAGTGAAGTTTTGAAGGACTGCTTCTCTGCTGCCCCATTCTATTTCAAAGACAATGAGATCAGCGTGCGCAGTCTGATGTTACGTTGGATAATAGAAGGCTATATAGATTTTACCGAGGAGATGGCACTTTCAGAGGTCTTCTCAAAATGTGCTCCTCTAGTGAAAAAACTATCGGATGCAGGACTGCTAGACGAGCCTGATGATCGAGGAAGAGTTACGATCAACTGTATGATGAAAAAATTGGCTATAATTGTGAAATCTTCCAAATGTCTAATTAAGAAAGGGCAGACACTGCTTGAGGCCCCTGAAAAGGAAGCATGGGCAAAAGCCGAGAGGATATCACTGGCAGGAAACCAAATAACTAGCCTTAACCAAAATCCAAACTGCCCCAACCTCACTGCCTTGACTCTTCAGGGCAACCTTTCACTGAGCAGCATCTCGCCTGAATTCTTCGGCCAGATGCCGGAACTTCGGTTTCTAGATTTGTCATTGACTAAACTGGATTGTCTACCGGAATCGGTGTGCAAGCTTGTGAAGCTTAGGTCACTTGACTTGGGGCTTAACAGACGCTTGAAGAATATAGTGCATATAAGGGCACTCAGGCAGCTACTTGTGCTTGATCTCTCTGGCACCCCACTTGAGGAGTTACCGGAGGAGATTGGTGAACTGACTCAACTAAGACAACTGCTTCTCTTTTGCACAGTTCTTCTTAGGAGAATTCCGAATGGAGTTATATGCAAACTGCAGTATATGGAAATCTTCCAAATGCGGGCTAGCTCCTTTGCTTGGCAAACTGAAAGTCGAAGTCAAGAAGCTACTCTGCATGAACTTTTAAGCTTAACGCGCTTATCCGACATATCACTTGCAGTAAGAAGTGTCAAAGACTTCGAGTTTCTGTACCGAAGCGTAGCTCTACAGACGTGGGAAGATGACCTTACCATCGACTGCTACATCTTGGAGACGTCCACGCGCATGTCGTATGATGCTGAATCCAACAAATGGAAGACTGAATTTGAAGAGGAGGATATGGCAATTAAACTCCTGTCTGGTGCAGCACGTATGGCAGGAAACTATGAAAAGTTTTTTCAGACAACGTAA
- the LOC116255705 gene encoding LOW QUALITY PROTEIN: uncharacterized protein LOC116255705 (The sequence of the model RefSeq protein was modified relative to this genomic sequence to represent the inferred CDS: deleted 2 bases in 1 codon; substituted 1 base at 1 genomic stop codon) produces the protein MRAVGRVFGVGAVRGGAVIPRMQQPSGVRRSSYPSSTSVSSAGDGDKGKVVVSSPGNAETSVARGASWENDDWEFADCDLFEPEIPPPRFVFGPPASWEEAVKATEELKETVNKMYFLSPTDGSVAPHALETSKASEDLMLNEPDTKLCVASGHAVIAPQXNNVLQAFSLLNERPDVQNMVVSLASDPNIWEAVLNNKKVLQFCQSNNTSLFTKDAAESVSISENFESLGVDDATSDGKEGGFQTFLREMKLKMSEFIGKVSEVALSFIGLGPKEDSRDANKDFVETAVKTSFMLAVVVIFVVVLKRMP, from the exons ATGAGGGCGGTTGGAAGGGTATTTGGCGTCGGAGCGGTTCGGGGTGGGGCGGTGATCCCCCGGATGCAGCAGCCCTCGGGCGTCCGGAGATCGTCTTATCCGTCCTCAACGTCCGTCTCCTCTGCAGGAGACGGCGATAAGGGGAAAGTCGTTGTCTCCTCTCCGGGAAACGCGGAAACTTCAGTAGCGCGGGGAGCGTCCTGGGAGAATGACGATTGGGAGTTTGCTGACTGCGATCTCTTCGAGCCGGAAATTCCACCACCGAGGTTCGTTTTCGGACCGCCGGCATCTTGGGAGGAGGCTGTCAAGGCCACCGAGGAGCTAAAGGAGACGGTGAATAA GATGTATTTTCTATCTCCTACTGATGGTAGTGTGGCACCCCATGCTTTGGAGACCTCCAAAGCATCAGAAGATTTGATGTTAAACGAACCTGACACCAAACTTTGCGTGGCTAGTGGTCATGCAGTCATTGCTCCCCAATGA AATAATGTGTTGCAGGCATTTTCTTTGCTCAATGAGAGGCCCGATGTTCAG AATATGGTTGTTTCACTTGCATCAGACCCAAACATTTGGGAAGCTGTTCTCAATAATAAGAAGGTTTTGCAGTTCTGCCAGTCAAATAATACAA gtCTTTTCACTAAAGATGCTGCTGAGAGTGTGTCAATAAGTGAGAATTTTGAAAGTCTTGGAGTAGATGATGCAACCTCTGATGGAAAAGAAGGTGGATTTCAGACCTTCTTGAGGGAGATGAAGCTGAAAATGTCGGAATTTATTGGCAAGGTCTCTGAAGTTGCTCTGAGTTTCATAGGACTGGGCCCTAAGGAAGACTCTAGGGACGCCAACAAGGACTTCGTTGAAACAGCAGTTAAAACATCTTTCATGCTTGCTGTGGTGGTAATCTTCGTGGTTGTCCTGAAGAGGATGCCCTAG